In one Sesamum indicum cultivar Zhongzhi No. 13 linkage group LG12, S_indicum_v1.0, whole genome shotgun sequence genomic region, the following are encoded:
- the LOC105175174 gene encoding uncharacterized protein LOC105175174, with amino-acid sequence MAASLPHQFCSDYAFLPAEFCSGEALNMYNINNAASNMVPLMNYDVNSPVSVTSFPEQFGVSDCNMAVPQFPEIDAGFPDFAASDYQHQVFEPGEDQCSRLVPNFWPAYPLPAENWGIQGRAVTKVEETEVKVGRYSVEERKDRILRYLKKRNQRNFTKTIKYACRKTLADKRVRIRGRFAKNNEPSEDEIAMMNASHDHTNYEQNSLVYDQMKYDDDDWLQAAMANLVHLPYFTS; translated from the exons ATGGCTGCTTCACTCCCTCACCAGTTCTGCTCCGATTACGCTTTCTTGCCCGCTGAATTTTGCAGTGGGGAAGCCTTAAACATGTACAACATTAATAATGCAGCGTCAAACATGGTGCCGCTGATGAACTACGACGTGAATTCACCTGTTTCAGTCACATCTTTCCCTGAGCAGTTTGGAGTTTCAGACTGCAATATGGCTGTTCCTCAGTTTCCTGAAATCGATGCGGGCTTTCCTGATTTTGCTGCCTCAGACTACCAGCATCAGGTGTTCGAGCCCGGAGAAGATCAGTGCAGCAGATTGGTGCCGAATTTCTGGCCGGCTTACCCCCTCCCTGCTGAAAATTGG GGAATACAAGGGAGAGCAGTAACAAAAGTTGAAGAGACGGAGGTTAAGGTTGGAAGGTACTCTGTTGAAGAAAGGAAGGACAGAATTCTCAGATAcctaaagaaaagaaaccaaagGAACTTTACTAAGACCATCaag TATGCCTGTCGCAAAACCCTAGCCGACAAGCGTGTGAGGATTCGTGGGAGGTTTGCCAAGAACAATGAACCCTCTGAAGATGAAATAGCGATGATGAACGCAAGTCATGATCATACTAATTACGAACAAAACAGTTTAGTTTACGACCAG ATGAAATATGATGACGATGATTGGTTGCAAGCAGCCATGGCTAATCTTGTGCACTTGCCATACTTCACTAGCTAA